GAGTGATCGAGGCTCCGGGAAGATTAGCGGGGCTTCAGAGAACTACAGCAGTCCTCGTATTAGCGGGGCTTCAGAGAACTACATCTTGAGGGATATCACGACCACCAGCCTTTAAAGCCTCAAGGCATCTCTTAGTTCCAAACGCCTGGCTCTGAAGCAACCGTGCTGTGTCGAAAGGGCCGCGGCGAGTCCACCATTCACGCAGATTTCCGAAGTGCCTGTTGGATTTCACGATCATCTCGGTCTCAACCCTCATCCTCTCCTTCGTAACCCCATAGACACGCGAATCCCTAAGCCGACCCAACTCTTTCTTATGTTCTTCGGCTTTGACCCCCATCTCTTCCATCAGACTGGCCTTCCGAGACTCCAAAGTCGCAATGGTCACATTAGCGATGGAGAGTTCGGCCTCGGCCGCGTCAGCTCGCTCCCGCTGAATCTTCTTCCGAGCAATCGCTCGTTCTCTCTTCTCGGCCATCCTCACGAACTCATCCCTCCATTCCGCTTTCTTCCGGCGGAGAAGCTTACCCTTGGCCGCCACTGCTTTCTCCGACTTTCTCAAGGCTTCGCGAGTCTTCTTCAAGGCTGTGTCGTATTTCTCAACAACGAAATTCATGCTCCCGTCGCCCTAACATGAAAACAgaatatttaagtttctttttatcACATAAAAGGAACACAGTCAAAGGAAGTACTTACCAGTAATTTAGTGCGAGCAGCGTCGACGTACTCGTCCTTAAAGATCAAATCATACATGGATGGAAGAGGCTTCGGCCCGCATTTGATCTGGCTGACCAACTCAGCACATTTATAAGGAGCATAAATAAGCGGGGTGGGACCATCGTACTCGAACGACACGTGATCAGGAAACTCGACCCTCAGAGTCTTCTTCCGAGACGAAGCACTGACGACTGATGTTCCAGGGGTCGACGAAACTAGAGCACTAGCGACCATCTCTCGATCACCCGTCTTTttggatttcttcttcttccgcaGTGTAACTTCGGGAGAGGCGTCTTCAAGATCATCCAATGAGGCTAAGTTGAGAGCCGGCTCGCCAGCTGATTCACTCCGATGCACGGGATTGGTGACATCAGTCTCTCGCGGCCTCACGATCCCTGCAGCTTGAGGCTGCTGATTGCCTTCCTTCCTCTTTTTTGATGACGGTTCAGCCGTCTCCTCCTGACTAGGAATCTCAGCTTCAACAGGAGCTGCTTCAGAACCTACGCTGACAGGAAGGTCGTCACGGGGTCTCTTCTCCCCCTTTTTCTTCTTAGGAGCCAAAGTAATGGTACCGGCTGAGGAATCTTGATAATAAGGGCTCGCGTCGGTGGTGCCGGCAATCGCCATCTCGTTAGAAGGTGCAGGTAGTTCGACACTCGGCAGATTAAGTTCGACCGTCATAATCGCACTCAGATCTGGAAGCCCTCTCATTTTCCTTGCCTCGTTGATTCTCTTCTGCTCCTCCTTTGTGAATAGCGAGATCCGCCTCTTAGTCTTGTTGGCAGAAAGAGGATAACTCGAATTCCAATCTTCTGCGAAGAGCACGAGTCCAGAAGCCCGACCATTAGGCAAAGTCAGAGAGTCGTattgaaataaaagaaaagtatgGACTTACTCCTGGAAATACGATCGATCGAGCGGTGAACCCTCTCCCAAGAAATATTACCCCAATGCTCCTGAGCAAGTCCCGCAACAGCGCGAGCGCTTGTAAGAAAGTCTTCTGGATAGTCACGAGAAATCGGATGGTCGGcgcataaaaaaaaacaacaaagacaGAAAGCAGTTAGGATACGAAGGAACGATACGAGTTAACGAAGATGTTCTACCAAGCAAATTGTTCCATAAGACACGGTAGTCGTCATCTGGCGGGTCTTCGAAGGCAGAGTCATCACATTTAACGAAGAAATAAGATCTCTGCCAATCCGGCGTCTTGTTAGGATGCCTTCCTATCACATTGTAGATGGTACGCATCTTTATCAACAGAAGCCCGTCGTCTAACGAGCTGACGGACGTCAACTCCTCGAGGACACGAACGCTCAACGAGACATAAATTTCAGCAGCCATAACCATCAGGGCCACCGTGATACGCCATGAACCATTCAAAAACTGACTTATCGCTGCATCTCGGTGCCTCGCATACGATGTGATTAGTCGAGGAATTGGGAACCAAAGCTTCGTATCGTCCCGAAAGTAGGATTCGTAAACGCACTGATACCCAACTGGTGGTGACCAAGGCCTCTGGTTTTCCGAGGGAATCAAGAAAGTTACCCCTAGTCCATGACGTTCCCTCAGAAGCTTCGTCACGCTATTGGGAGTTGACTGAGTCTTAGTAACATTCTCCCAAGCTTGACCGCTCACATCGGGAGAGCGCAGGAACTCGAAAGCTAACGCCGGGAGCTCCTCGAAGATCCCTCCAGGATAATAGCACGTCGGCACGTAATTGACAGCGAGAGCTTCTTCCCTCGCACCGCCGGAACCGTCTCTCTCGCAAGCCTGGGGCTCATCTGGATTTCCTCTCACTTTTTGCCGATACGAACGCGCAGATTCGGAGATTAGGATCCTTTGAGACAGATCTAAATTCCCGGTGTCCATCATCGCCTCATGATGACTCCGTTCAAATTCTTCAAGCGGTGCCTCGGTCGCATCTCTCGAAGGACTAGAGGAGGCTGCGATCTCTTTTCCTCTTTGTTTATGAGATAACATCCCGCCAGACGACATATCGCTATCTATGTTGCAACAActacctagagagagaaataagaaggaagagagagagaataccTGAGAAGTGTGGAGAAGAATTGAGAGAATGTGAAGGAAGCGAATATTTATAGGGAAATAAGGGGTGCCtccccgaggcgtcatcattCGGCCTACATGGGCCTATGTGGGCCTAGGAATAGTTACCTAGCCGCCGAAGAAATCGGAGCGTCGTTTCGACTTCCCGTTTTAACCGGCTTCAACCCCGATCAGAACCAACGGTTAAGGGAAAACCTAACCAAACCAAAGCCGGTTCGGTAGAGATTTTACTAAACCACCCGATGAAGGGGAAACGCCTAACGATACCTCGCGACATCCGGTCAGGAGACATTCATTCGAAACGTTCCGTCTGTCCTCCCAAACCTTTAACTTCCTAAATTCATCGAATCCGACAGGATCTTCATCTCGAtgaactggggggacttactgtagatGGTAAATTCGACCATCCCTCAAGGCCCGAAGAACAGACGGCCCGGCCCACATGAAGCGGAGCATCGGCTCGACGCGGCGGCTTGAAGGGTCGATCTCTCGGCGTAATGTGAGAGAGCTTTCGATGGGCTTCTTGACTAAAAACCCCGAGGAAACGACTCCACGAGACAAtgtgggcttctcggcccagcgagTTAAAGTCCACAGAGACGACACAAACTAGGTCACAGAAGAGCGTGATGTCAGCTATAAAAGGGGAAGGAAAGGCAACGTAAGGGGGATCCAAAATCACTGATACCTActgggcggctagattagggttttacctttgttatctcgcCTTGTTGTATCTCTCCGGTAAAGCCTTCGAGGCTCTGGTACCTTTCCTTTTACGCatttcctttccttgtaaccgacgaaacgctcttccgaccattaataagacgtcttttCTTAAACCCACTTCTAAAACCAAACGTTCTCTCGTTCCGTACCGTTTCCCGATCAAACAGCAGGACagggaaaaataaaaaagcgaATATTACGGGAAGGGTAAGGGCAAGATCCAAGTGGGTAATGGTGgcagaaagaaagaacaaaagacCCCACATTAATCAATGTAACAACCGTGGAGATGAAGAAGGTCTCTTTATAGGAACACAGCTGGGAGCCGTCAAGAGTTCATTCTCAAGACGATCATGTCAGGTACAATCGTGGTATAAGAAGAGAACGAAGCCCATAAAATGATGTAAGAGAGGAAGTACGTGAGGAGGGATATATTCTGAACCAGGATGTGAGGAACACTCAGTCGGAAGAGAAGGAGTTGACCCATTCATCTTCAGAGTTTCAAGCTGAACTTATCAAAACTCATGCTGCACCAACAAAGGTAATACCGGAAACTTTAGTTGAGGAAAATGGCTTAGATTTGGTCAAAGATACTGTATAGGAGCGGGATAATTTGTTAGGTGTTGATGGGATGGACTTGGATGAGTTTCTTAATAGCTTGTTAACGAATGGGAACAATGAGAATGTTGAGGATGAATTTCATAGTCTCTCTGATGAGGATATTGAGGATGATGTTAAGTTTCGGGAAGATGGGGTATGTTAATGTAGAGGAGGAAAAACAGAGTGACGATGCAGAGACAAAGACTCTGGTTGCTGGAGATACGGTGATGAAGCAGGGGGCCCCGAAAGTGGTTGTTTAAACCATCGACTATCACAGGTGGATCAACAAAGATGAGAATGTATCAGGCGCTGATTTCTCCACGCACGTGTTCTGTTGCCAAAACAGGCACCAGCCAAGGAGAAAACTCTAAACAGGTGGAGGATAAGGGTATATCCAACCCAAAACCTTAATAGTGTTTATGGATCAAGTCAGTCCAGTTGAGAAGTTATGCGAGCAGTTTTTGGTTTATGGTTTCAGTATTTTAATTGTTCTAATAAGCTCCATGAGcattttatcttgttttattgtTGAGGTTTCGTggatttctgtttttttttattgatgattTGGTTATTGGTAAGATCTAGATCATGCATTGGAATAAAATTTGCTATTTAACCTGCTGGTACTGGTGGTGTGTGGATTTGATAATCATTATCAATGCATTCAGATGTTCTGATCCTCTTTGGAAGGTCTTTCATTATTGGATTGCACTTAGGACCGTTAGAATAACCTGGTCTTGCGCTAGAAACTTGGGAATTTGGCATACCTTGGTCTTGGTATATGGAAAAGATAATGCGTTTGGTCTCGTTAAACCGAATGCAGCTACGAACTAGATGTCTTACAGATGTGCTGGACAGGTTTACTGGTCTAACCCGACAACAAGCACGAGGGTTGGGTGATATGCGATACAATGGTAATGGATTGAGAGTACAATGGTGAACTATAAAGCAGTGCCAGGCTAGGAGTCTTGAGGTCCTGATTTTTTTAACAAGGAATGAGTTATGGAATACCTTTTTTACACATCGGTTCCTATTTAATGGCTCTATAGTTATATTGCTTTGTTTTATTTGGGTTACACATGATGCAACCTAAATTATCGATCAGTATTTATTCTTGACGATTTTGTCTTGTGTATGATTATGGTTATATATGAATCGGAGGTTACTACACAATAAGGATATACAGtactatttattttggttacatgggtgtttttgttttggtggtGCACATTGCTTCTTCACATAGTATAATCTTATGAGGTGGGTACAGAAACAAACAACAGACATTTGGAAAATATGGTATCACGGCTGCATGCGGAGAAGAAGCAATCACTTTTGCCTGCCTTGGTAATCAGAATATCAATGCAACATCATAGGTTATCTGGACACGTAGGGTTTCTTTGCACCCGGTTGCTTAGCTCAAAGGagcaaatcaaaaaaaaattataaaagttctCAGCTGGAATTGTAGGGATATGTGAAGCAAATAGACAATAAGTTATCTCAGAGAGATatggcataaacataaacctgattttttttgttcttatcaGAAATAAAGCAAGATTTTGCTTTCGTTCAAGGACTTCAGTCACACtttgattttgataatttaattatGGTTGATCCGAATGGGACGAGTGGAGGATCAGCTTTATACTTCAATAGTGAGTATCAGGTTAAAGTCTTATACTCAAGTAACGGAATGATAGATGTGGGAAATCAGTCTTCATGAAATTTGTATACGGAGACCCGTTTCAAAAATTAAGAGATCAAATATGGAAAACATATGAAATATGGCCTGGAAAGATCAGGCATgtggtttattattggagatTGAATGAGATCACTGGAAACCATGAAAAAACAAGGTGGTTCTTTGAGACATGCAAGATCATTACTATCCTTCAATAATATGATTCAGAATAGCGGACTTTTGAAATTTCCTGCCAGGGGGAATCAAATGTCCAggcaaggaagaagagagaaaacgaCGATTCGGTGTTGTTTGGACCGAGTTTTAGCAAATGAGGACTGACAAGCGTTTTTCCATGTTCTTACACATAATATTTAGGGATGATAGGCTCTGACCATCCACCAGTAGTGACTTATCTTGAGGATGAAGTACCCAGATGGTGGGGACAATTTCGATTTGATAAAAGATGAATGGACAGGACGGCTTATTGGAATCCATTGGTAGAGGCTGGGGTCATTCAACATAGGGGAATATGGGGGATTTTTGTatcgaaaattagtaattgtcTTCATGAGATTTCTCTTTAGCGAAAGAATAATCCGCCATATGGCAAGGAGAAAATCAGTGAACTTCAAAATGTTCTGGAAGAAGTACAaacagaaaacaacaaaactcaAGAGGATATACTGGAAGTATCTGGAAAGTTACAGGAAGCGTATAAGGATGAGGAGGAGTTTTGGCAACAGAAGAGTCGGAATATGTGGTATATATTAGCGGATCTTGATACTAAATTTTATCATGACCGAAGGAAACGTCGTGCTCGTAATAGGATTGTAGGTCTCTATGAATATAATGGAAACTGAATAATAGAGGAAAAAAGGTAGAAAATGTTGCTGTGGATTACTTTCATGGCATGTTTAGTACCACTTCTCCCTCAGAATTCCAAAGTTTTATGGATGAGATTACGCCTAGCATCACTCCACAAATGAATCAAAGGTTATTCAGGATTGCAGCGGAGGATGAAGTACAACGAGGTTTGTTAATGACGCTTCCAGAGAAAGCATTTGGACCGGATGGAATGacaactctattttttcatAACTCtttacatataataataaaggaCATCCTGGATatggttgattatttttttaccacAGGGAAACTGGATACaaggttaaatattacaaattttgcTTGATTCCTAAGACGAAGCAGCCCACAAGGATGACAGAGCTCAGGCCTATAAGCTTGTGTAATGTAGGATACAAGACTATATCTAAGGTATTATGTCAGAGGTTGAAGGCTTGCCTTCCCACACTTATCTTGGAAATacaatcggcttttgtggcTGGAAGATTGATCTCTCACAATATCTCATTCTTCATGAGATGTCACTACAAAAGAGGTTTTTCTTATCGTAAGAAAAAAACTGTGACATGTTATTGTTAGCGTTATTGAAACCGCTATGTTTACCCGAACTATAATAAGCATCCCCTATATCATAGCAGTTTTATAAAATGCTATTGTCTCTAAACTATATAATAGCATTTCTCATAGTTTTCTATTATTGGGTTACatcataattaaataaaaattaaaattaattcaaaaactgatttttacagctattttctttttcttttttaaaaaaaaaatactattattttctatactattttgtgtgtttaatatatataatatttttaatatattttcgtaaacaaaaaaaaaatattgagaaaacataaacaaattataattcacaatataaaatttatagatttaaatttataattttaaaagttaaacttTATGATTGATATTTGggtataaaatagagtttagggtttatgatatataacatagggtttaagtttaaaatttgaaattaaaattcagagtaaaaataaaataaatgaagttAAGGGTTTAAGAAA
This window of the Brassica oleracea var. oleracea cultivar TO1000 unplaced genomic scaffold, BOL UnpScaffold01083, whole genome shotgun sequence genome carries:
- the LOC106320828 gene encoding uncharacterized protein At3g60930, chloroplastic-like, with product MSSGGMLSHKQRGKEIAASSSPSRDATEAPLEEFERSHHEAMMDTGNLDLSQRILISESARSYRQKVRGNPDEPQACERDGSGGAREEALAVNYVPTCYYPGGIFEELPALAFEFLRSPDVSGQAWENVTKTQSTPNSVTKLLRERHGLGVTFLIPSENQRPWSPPVGYQCVYESYFRDDTKLWFPIPRLITSYARHRDAAISQFLNGSWRITVALMVMAAEIYVSLSVRVLEELTSVSSLDDGLLLIKMRTIYNVIGRHPNKTPDWQRSYFFVKCDDSAFEDPPDDDYRVLWNNLLGRTSSLTQDWNSSYPLSANKTKRRISLFTKEEQKRINEARKMRGLPDLSAIMTVELNLPSVELPAPSNEMAIAGTTDASPYYQDSSAGTITLAPKKKKGEKRPRDDLPVSVGSEAAPVEAEIPSQEETAEPSSKKRKEGNQQPQAAGIVRPRETDVTNPVHRSESAGEPALNLASLDDLEDASPEVTLRKKKKSKKTGDREMVASALVSSTPGTSVVSASSRKKTLRVEFPDHVSFEYDGPTPLIYAPYKCAELVSQIKCGPKPLPSMYDLIFKDEYVDAARTKLLGDGSMNFVVEKYDTALKKTREALRKSEKAVAAKGKLLRRKKAEWRDEFVRMAEKRERAIARKKIQRERADAAEAELSIANVTIATLESRKASLMEEMGVKAEEHKKELGRLRDSRVYGVTKERMRVETEMIVKSNRHFGNLREWWTRRGPFDTARLLQSQAFGTKRCLEALKAGGREGSSKADAPALASDALDEGTKSVGKDVFEISDSSVSNPEGNQGEGPDKDDGGEAVNKEHSRETTCSEAHPPESQPEVREGEATTRVEGVDAERSVRADPSEPSLGGGTAAQEWAEDPEE